In the Bacillota bacterium genome, TTGAGGGAACTCCCGACCTTGTGGTGGAGGTGCTATCCCCCAGCACAGCGGCGTACGACCGCGTGGAAAAGTTCGACGCCTACCGCCGCGCGGAGGTACCTTGGGTCTGGCTGGTGGATCAAGAGACGCTGGTGGTGGAAGAATACCAGCGGACTGCTGAGGGCTACCTGGGCGTCGGCGTCGTCGGTGCGGAGACACCTTTTCGTCCCCGTCTGTTCCCCGCCTGGCAGGTCGACCTGAGCCGCGCGGTTGCGAGTAGATAAGTGAATGCAGTTTCGCCCTCACCCCGACCCCTCTCCCAAAGCTTCGGGAGAGGGGTGTCCCTGTGTCCCTGCCCTCGTCGGAGAGGTGTGGGGGAATTCGTCCGCCGGGTTTGCTGGCGACTACAGCAGGCTCTTCACCGCTTGCAGGGCGGCATCGTAGTTGGGGTGGCTGGCGATT is a window encoding:
- a CDS encoding Uma2 family endonuclease produces the protein MAASLWNHVRERDLGEVWADINVALPTGDWLGPDAVYLAKEHLDRYHDAKGYIEGTPDLVVEVLSPSTAAYDRVEKFDAYRRAEVPWVWLVDQETLVVEEYQRTAEGYLGVGVVGAETPFRPRLFPAWQVDLSRAVASR